In Debaryomyces hansenii CBS767 chromosome B complete sequence, one genomic interval encodes:
- a CDS encoding DEHA2B09834p (weakly similar to CA3617|IPF9069 Candida albicans IPF9069) → MIKILFTLIVGVLLNVTNVLGYIPGHVGNAIELNSKDYGASCSPIKYTPNSKMQASIELHIDQLESDDRSTLKDLKIPVLLFRYTDILNFTSIPPIESYFYEYSYVLNDGTLEQQKEFFKDVVDFKQSKFKLDLDKNYKLHKDRIYNDYLTIDSKDEKHMKAVLPVYETGIYCAYVAPPINSGIKKLSIPVNYQNSYGYLPYIQYTFYTQYKYIVAIGLLLAAYLFHYIIKFKVGKDFKDMNSISIISKAVIFYLLIPIILLTSGDWFIAFIQNNYISSGSHSVVFNLMKMTMTWIDYNFGIVFRFLILLFAMGYGVIYYHNDTNKNYREMPGRLMNKAVILLVTNICLFGVRECFQYLGGSTQFSMYGNEASNGMQLINPHSNFTTIFIIRQLINFACEIFPLIWFVLSLVHYFKTKKTIAKFPPVSPASEGSIDANERIVKSFRQSILILFVLPVFLVCIFLAFIVYHIIHSSEYSLDIPNTSREDILQSVLTIRVLEIQTFDRSTILPALWSAVLNVYLTIILLYAIWIRNDNELVMEEYNREFPGTGSMNSAYDSDSYENTDH, encoded by the coding sequence ATGATCAAGATATTGTTCACGTTGATAGTGGGAGTGTTGCTTAATGTAACTAACGTCCTTGGCTACATTCCGGGTCATGTTGGTAATGCAATTGAGTTAAATTCGAAAGATTATGGTGCATCATGTTCGCCTATCAAATATACGCCAAATAGCAAAATGCAAGCTTCAATTGAGTTACACATCGACCAGTTGGAATCGGATGACAGATCTACGTTGAAGGACTTGAAGATTcctgtattattatttcgTTATACtgatattttaaatttcaCTTCTATCCCTCCGATTGAGAGTTATTTTTATGAATACTCTTATGTTTTGAATGATGGAACTTTGGAACAGCAAAAAGAGTTTTTTAAAGATGTTGTTGATTTTAAGCAAAGTAAATTCAAGTTGGATTTAGATAAGAACTACAAGCTTCATAAGGATAGAATTTACAATGACTATTTGACAATTGATTCTAAAGATGAAAAACATATGAAAGCTGTTTTACCAGTATATGAAACAGGGATATATTGTGCGTATGTTGCACCACCAATAAATTCTGGCATTAAGAAATTGTCGATTCCAGTCAATTATCAGAATTCATATGGTTATTTGCCATATATCCAATATACCTTTTATACGCAGTATAAGTATATCGTTGCTATTGGTTTATTATTGGCAGCCTATTTGTTCCATTACATTATCAAGTTTAAAGTTGGCAAGGATTTTAAAGACATGAATTccatttcaattatatcgAAGGCTGTAATATTCTATTTACTAATCCCTATTATATTACTCACTTCTGGTGATTGGTTTATTGCgtttattcaaaataactACATTTCGAGTGGAAGTCATTCGGTCGTCTTtaatttaatgaagatgaccATGACTTGGATAGATTATAATTTTGGTATTGTTTTCAGATTCCTTATTTTGCTTTTCGCTATGGGTTATGGTGTGATTTATTACCATAATGATACGAATAAGAATTATAGGGAAATGCCTGGTAGACTAATGAATAAAGCGGTAATTTTGTTAGTTACTAATATTTGCTTGTTTGGAGTGAGGGAatgctttcaatatttgggAGGTAGTACTCAATTTTCAATGTATGGAAATGAAGCTTCGAATGGAATGCAACTTATTAATCCTCATTCCAATTTTACTactatttttatcattCGTCAACTCATTAATTTTGCGTGTGAAATATTTCCATTGATATGGTTTGTATTGTCGTTGGTTCACTACTTCAAAACTAAGAAgacaattgcaaaatttcCACCTGTTTCACCAGCTTCAGAAGGATCTATTGATGCGAATGAGAGGATTGTAAAATCATTTAGACAATCAATTcttattttatttgtattacCAGTTTTTCTCGTGTGCATATTTCTTGCATTCATTGTGTACCATATCATCCATTCAAGTGAATATTCTTTAGATATCCCTAATACGAGTAGGGAGGATATTCTTCAACTGGTCTTAACAATTAGAGTGTTAGAAATTCAGACATTTGATAGATCGACCATATTGCCTGCTCTTTGGAGTGCCGTTTTGAACGTATACTTGACAATCATATTACTTTATGCCATTTGGATCagaaatgataatgaattagttATGGAAGAGTACAATAGAGAATTTCCTGGTACAGGATCAATGAACCTGGCGTATGACAGTGATTCTTATGAGAATACTGATCATTAA
- a CDS encoding DEHA2B09790p (no similarity), whose amino-acid sequence MSTMGEIDSALVGEAHIQGYVGVTVCVKVSAIKCNIKKNTSKREPHSTCLSEHLLNALNYHGLFLIQTNSDTRYSIDIQAAHKL is encoded by the coding sequence ATGTCGACTATGGGAGAGATAGACTCGGCGTTAGTGGGAGAAGCGCATATACAAGGATACGTTGGAGTCACGGTCTGTGTGAAAGTGAGTGCTATAAAATGCAacataaaaaaaaatacgaGCAAGCGCGAGCCACATTCAACATGCCTTCTGGAACACTTGCTCAATGCCCTTAACTATCACGGACTATTCCTCATCCAAACAAATTCTGATACTCGATACTCAATCGATATTCAAGCGGCCCATAAACTCTAA
- a CDS encoding DEHA2B09746p (weakly similar to CA3617|IPF9069 Candida albicans IPF9069), protein MFFIFVLFLSGILFNSLVSAVARVGASESAITQLYTSISVDAHRLELDANSSGVSCLSILTEPEASRQGRIKVSLDELEFYDGGKPDDLKVPVLLFRYEDILNFTTLPSYEEYDKGYTSNYSSSKLNWESYFLKDTVDFEENKFILNLYDGYNEIDEKRIYNGFLDASKENGNNEAVLPVKKSGMYCVYIAPPIDKNIKIMSAPVHFRYSRLYSSNMWYSHYCQTKYLIGVGLLLAAFLIKDTLKFTKDKQLSITNMPIISKAVIFYVLVPLLSFISLEWLSIFIETHCNLTSRKICFFEYFRLTNEWIQPNWKILLRFYVLLFTMGYGVIYYHRGASRTFSKMPKRTKNVAWSLFITNIILSNANKAYDKYDTYLMTYPIGFICTLCSFGSFIFPFVWYFVSFIYYFKTKNIIKKLPPTSTVTEGIDANTRIMKAFKQSSLVIFVSPTISGLAWFSSFVRMAVKTFYSAINDISSDLDISEKISSRDSLIKSVKLSRHIMSFSEDSVKSIFEKWPGAIKIYLTIALLYVIWIRNNNALVVEDEKGDLKE, encoded by the coding sequence ATGTTTTTCATATTCGTTCTATTTTTGAGtggaattttatttaacaGCCTAGTTCTGGCAGTTGCTCGCGTAGGCGCATCAGAACTGGCCATTACCCAACTATACACGTCAATACTGGTCGATGCCCACCGACTAGAGTTGGACGCAAATTCTCTGGGAGTTTCATGTTTATCTATATTAACTGAACCGGAGGCTAGCAGACAAGGTAGAATTAAGGTTTCCTTGGACGAATTGGAGTTTTACGATGGTGGAAAGCCAGACGATTTAAAAGTACCGGTTTTGTTATTCCGTTATGAAGATATTCTTAACTTCACCACCCTTCCATCATATGAGGAATATGACAAAGGGTATACATCTAACTATAGCTCTAGCAAGTTGAATTGGGAAAGCTATTTCTTGAAGGACACGGtagattttgaagaaaataagttCATATTGAATTTGTATGACGGGtacaatgaaattgatgaaaagcGAATCTATAACGGATTCTTAGATGCATCAAAAGAGAATGGTAATAACGAAGCAGTACTACCAGTCAAGAAGTCTGGAATGTATTGCGTTTATATTGCCCCACCTATTGAcaaaaatatcaagatAATGAGCGCACCTGTACACTTCCGATATTCAAGATTGTATTCGAGTAACATGTGGTATTCTCATTACTGTCAAACAAAATATCTTATTGGTGTTGGCCTATTGCTAGCAGCATTCTTGATAAAGGATACTTTAAAATTTACCAAGGATAAACAATTAAGCATTACGAATATGCCAATTATTTCCAAGGCAGttatattttatgtttTGGTACCATTACTATCATTCATTTCCCTTGAGTGGCTCAGTATATTTATAGAAACCCACTGCAATTTAACTAGTCGCAAAATATGCttctttgaatatttcCGTCTAACGAATGAATGGATTCAACCTAATTGGAAGATCTTACTCCGGTTTTATGTTTTACTATTTACTATGGGATACGGAGTAATTTATTACCATAGAGGAGCCTCTCGAACATTCAGTAAAATGCCTAAGAGGACTAAGAACGTGGCATGGTCACTTTTTATCACCAATATCATCTTGAGTAACGCTAATAAAGCATACGATAAGTATGATACGTATTTGATGACATACCCAATTGGATTCATATGTACCCTATGCTCTTTTGGCTCATTCATCTTTCCTTTCGTTTGGTACTTCGtatcatttatttattatttcaaaacaaaaaatattattaagaaattgCCACCTACGTCGACTGTCACAGAAGGAATTGATGCCAATACCAGAATCATGAAAGCATTTAAACAATCTAGTCTTGTCATCTTTGTATCACCAACTATTTCGGGGTTGGCATGGTTTAGCTCATTTGTACGTATGGCTGTCAAAACATTCTACTCAGCGATTAATGACATCTCTTCGGATTTGGACATAAGTGagaaaatatcatcaagaGATTCGCTAATAAAGCTGGTAAAATTATCGCGTCATATAATGCTGTTTTCTGAAGATAGCGTCAAAtctatatttgaaaaatggcCGGGAGCTATCAAGATATATCTAACTATCGCCCTATTATACGTGATTTGGATAAGAAATAACAATGCATTAGTCGTTGAAGATGAGAAAGGCGATCTCAAAGAGTAG
- a CDS encoding DEHA2B09856p (similar to uniprot|P40040 Saccharomyces cerevisiae YER063W THO1 Suppressor of the Transcriptional (T) defect of Hpr1 (H) by Overexpression (O)): MSDYSSQTVVQLKELLTSRSLPTDGKKADLVQRLVDNDAQSSGAQPEETQQTESTATSVEEPVAEKESESNNDSEATLKVIQPTEKSEEATNEEEAKQKPPVLTPEERKQLAVQLINKKIQRAEKFGDETAAEAARKDLARVEKFGVELGTALAREIGLVDKSLPNGHKKHFKKNYKDKKNFKPNFKNRRRN; the protein is encoded by the coding sequence ATGTCAGACTACTCATCCCAAACAGTTGTTCAATTAAAAGAATTGCTAACTTCAAGAAGTTTGCCAACAGATGGTAAAAAGGCTGATTTGGTTCAACGTTTAGTTGACAACGATGCGCAATCTAGTGGAGCACAACCGGAAGAAACACAACAAACTGAAAGTACTGCTACTTCTGTAGAAGAGCCAGTAGCTGAAAAAGAATCAGAATCTAACAATGATTCAGAAGCAACTTTGAAGGTAATTCAACCAACAGAAAAAAGTGAAGAAGCTACGAATGAGGAGGAAGCCAAGCAAAAACCTCCAGTTTTGACAccagaagaaagaaaacaatTAGCCgttcaattgataaacaAAAAGATTCAAAGAGCAGAAAAGTTTGGTGATGAAACTGCAGCAGAGGCCGCTAGAAAAGATTTAGCTagagttgaaaaattcggAGTAGAATTAGGTACTGCATTGGCCAGAGAGATCGGTCTTGTTGACAAAAGCTTACCAAATGGCCATAAGAAGcatttcaagaaaaactaTAAGGACAAGAAAAACTTTAAGCCCAACTTCAAAAATAGACGTAGAAACTAA
- a CDS encoding DEHA2B09702p (similar to uniprot|P37898 Saccharomyces cerevisiae YHR047C AAP1' Arginine/alanine aminopeptidase), producing the protein MCNSNKKPYYEALPASLKPYHYDLSISDINVEKETFKGKVVIYFTIVEETKELHLNYRDLSVSQDKINIVLQCNDSTKDIGVTSIEEFKEKEYFIIKFDETVKPMNNSKLIVTLNFDAIIQTNMAGFYKSGYKESGVEKIMLSTQFEATDARRAFPCLDEPALKATFSVDLIVSQEWTTLGNMPIFEEKSIGSNLKTVKFEKTPIMSTYLLAWACGEFEYIESFTDGVYQNDKPLPVRIYTTKGYKEEAKLASEIAPKIIDYFSKIFEIKYPLPKLDLIAVHSFSHNAMENWGLVTYRSTALLYSETKSDPSYKQKVAYVVAHELAHQWFGNLVTMKWWDELWLNEGFATWVGFAAVDYLFPEWDIFSGFVSESLQQALNLDGLRNSHPIEVPVVDALDIDQVFDAISYLKGASTILMISNSLGTEIFLKGVANYLNKNKFSNATSHDLWSSISEVSGRPVNEMMESWIKKIGFPIVNVDLNSAAKQLTIKQSRFLNSGDLEDEENHTKWWIPLNISNGPSIGDKLSLDPNEISPGSANVTINDFPLTNDFFKLNKDTAGVYRVNYSPQVMEHNILPFFNKLSGKDKVGIIADVASIAVSGDRFTSTTTLLKLIKSVIDSDSIGDEYVVWLELGKRLDHILVSFAGMDERVSIGLKNFAKSVYEKVSVNFLNELEKNKIDDSQFLRTKLRAEILGKSGLLSITESEDYALRLFNEWKSGKPIHPSLRAFVFSTIVSSKRLIDSEKFGLILHEVTHPTSLDSREIALESLGHINDKELSQKLIGYLINPDVVPTMDSHFLGRSLSTNATTKDEFWKFFKENYDEFYKLMSTNMVVLDRFIKLTLGKYQSMAMYNEIKNFFSRKDVHGFERSYKQVLDNILINSSWVERDLDEVKEWLQANGYIN; encoded by the coding sequence ATGtgtaattctaataaaaaaCCTTATTATGAAGCGTTGCCTGCTTCTTTAAAGCCTTATCATTATGATTTATCCATCAGTGATATCAATGTTGAGAAGGAGACATTTAAAGGAAAAGTGGTAATTTACTTCACAATTGTGGAAGAAACAAAGGAATTGCATTTAAACTATAGAGATTTGTCAGTGTCAcaagataaaattaatatagtTTTGCAATGCAATGATTCTACTAAGGATATTGGTGTTActtcaattgaagaatttaaagagAAAGAGTATTTTATAATCAAGTTTGATGAAACCGTAAAGCCtatgaataattccaaGTTGATTGTCACATTGAATTTTGATGCTATAATTCAGACTAATATGGCTGGTTTTTACAAATCTGGTTATAAAGAAAGTGGCGTTGAAAAGATTATGTTGTCTACTCAATTTGAAGCTACTGATGCCAGAAGAGCTTTCCCATGTCTTGATGAGCCTGCATTGAAAGCTACGTTTAGTGTTGATTTAATAGTTTCACAGGAATGGACAACTTTAGGAAATATGCCgatatttgaagaaaaatcaattgGATCGAACTTGAAAACGGTGAAGTTTGAGAAAACACCAATAATGTCTACTTACTTGTTGGCATGGGCTTGCGGTGAATTCGAGTATATTGAATCATTTACGGATGGTGTTTATCAAAACGATAAGCCATTGCCTGTTCGTATTTATACTACGAAAGGTTATAAGGAAGAAGCTAAGCTTGCCTCAGAGATAGCTCCTAAGATCATAGATTACTTCTCGAAAATCTTCGAAATCAAATATCCTTTACCAAAACTCGACTTAATTGCTGTTCATTCGTTTTCTCATAATGCCATGGAAAACTGGGGTCTAGTTACTTACCGTAGTACCgcattattatattctgAAACTAAATCTGATCCATCATATAAGCAAAAGGTTGCCTACGTTGTTGCTCACGAGTTAGCCCATCAATGGTTCGGTAATTTGGTTACGATGAAATGGTGGGATGAATTATGGCTTAATGAAGGTTTTGCCACTTGGGTAGGTTTTGCTGCTGTCGATTATTTATTCCCTGAGTGGGATATATTTAGCGGATTTGTTTCTGAATCCTTACAACAAGCTCTCAATTTAGATGGTTTAAGAAATTCACACCCAATTGAAGTCCCTGTTGTGGATGCTTTAGACATTGATCAAGTCTTTGATGCGATTTCTTATTTAAAAGGTGCTTCAActatattaatgatttcaaacTCTCTTGGaactgaaatatttttgaaggGTGTCGCAAACTACTTAAATAAGAACAAGTTCAGTAATGCTACTTCCCATGACTTATGGTCTTCGATCAGTGAAGTTTCTGGTAGACCAGTTAACGAGATGATGGAATCATGgatcaagaaaattggGTTCCCTATTGTTAATGTAGATTTGAATTCCGCTGCTAAACAATTGACTATCAAGCAATCAAGATTTTTGAATAGTGGAGAtttagaagatgaagaaaaccATACCAAATGGTGGATTCCtttaaatatttccaaTGGACCCTCTATTGGCGATAAGTTATCGTTAGATCCAAACGAAATTTCTCCTGGTTCTGCTAACGTTACAATAAATGATTTCCCATTGACtaatgatttcttcaaattgaataaagatACAGCGGGTGTTTATCGTGTGAATTATTCGCCACAGGTAATGGAACACAATATTTtaccatttttcaataaattatctGGTAAGGATAAGGTGGGTATTATTGCGGATGTGGCATCTATCGCTGTCTCTGGTGACAGATTTACTTCCACAACcacattattaaaattaattaagtCAGTGATAGATTCTGATTCCATTGGTGATGAATACGTTGTTTGGTTAGAGTTAGGTAAAAGATTGGATCATATTTTAGTTTCCTTCGCTGGTATGGATGAGCGTGTATCGATAGGCTTAAAAAACTTTGCAAAATCAGTTTATGAAAAAGTGTCTGTCAACtttttaaatgaattagaaaagaataaaatagACGATTCTCAATTCTTGAGGACCAAATTAAGAGCAGAAATATTGGGTAAGTCTGGATTGCTTTCAATTACTGAAAGTGAAGATTATGCTTTGAGGTTATTTAACGAATGGAAATCAGGAAAGCCTATTCATCCATCATTGAGAGCTTTTGTCTTCTCGACTATTGTCTCTTCTAAACGGTTAATTGATAGCGAAAAGTTTGGATTAATCTTACACGAAGTAACACACCCCACTTCTTTGGATTCGCGAGAAATAGCGCTAGAGTCATTAGGTcatattaatgataaagaattatccCAGAAATTAATAggatatttaataaatccGGATGTCGTTCCAACCATGGATTCACACTTCTTAGGACGTTCGTTATCAACAAATGCCACTAcaaaagatgaattttggaagtttttcaaagaaaattatgatgaattttataaattaatgtCAACGAATATGGTTGTCTTAGATCGATTCATCAAACTTACTTTGGGTAAATATCAATCTATGGCAATGTATAACGagataaagaattttttcagCCGGAAGGATGTCCACGGTTTTGAAAGATCATATAAACAGGTTTTAGACAATATTCTTATCAATTCCTCATGGGTTGAAAGAGACTTAGATGAAGTCAAGGAATGGTTGCAAGCAAATGGTTATATAAATTAG
- a CDS encoding DEHA2B09812p (no similarity), translating to MIGDLEYDADWENWGEFKRAARNNGAVKKVGTSTDKVSTTSEQC from the coding sequence ATGATTGGGGACCTAGAGTATGATGCTGACTGGGAGAACTGGGGTGAGTTCAAGCGGGCAGCTAGGAACAACGGTGCAGTTAAGAAAGTAGGGACGTCAACAGATAAAGTCTCTACTACTCTGGAACAATGTTAA
- a CDS encoding DEHA2B09724p (weakly similar to CA3617|IPF9069 Candida albicans IPF9069) translates to MFVFLLSLSCILFNALVLADVQRSELDAHSLGVSCLPIINEPEATLLGGIKVFLDELKLNDGQEPTDLKIPVLLFRYEDILNFTTLPSWEEYDEGYASNYSSNNLNSDNYFLKNSVDFEENKFILDLYEGYSEIDERRIYNGFLDLSKEDGHAEALLPAYETGLYCAYVAPPINRNIKTMNISLALQYSKFYSTSMSYVDYCQVKYIIGTGLLLAIYLINNILKFQKDKQLDIKNMPIISKTVIFYVLIPLLSLMSLEWFIVFIEIHCNLSSRKIRCFEYSRLIIELIQPNWRILLRFYVLLFTMGYGVIYYHRGASRTFSKMPRRTKNVAWLLFITDLTLNNTEYFMKYNNLALYKDTIESICAVCFFGSFVLPFVWYFVSFIYYFKTRNIIKKLPPTSTVTEGIDANTRIMKAFKQSSLVIFISPTISGLAWFSSYARVAIKTFFSMMNEISSELDVSDEELSRELLIKSVKLSHYIMRFTQDTMMSSFDEWPGAMKIYLTIALLYVIWIRNNNALVVEDEKADFKE, encoded by the coding sequence ATGTTCGTATTCCTTCTATCCTTAAGCTgcattttatttaatgctTTAGTATTAGCTGATGTACAACGGCTGGAGTTGGATGCACACTCCTTGGGGGTTTCTTGCCTTCCTATAATTAATGAACCAGAAGCTACGCTACTAGGTGGAATCAAGGTTTTTTTAGacgaattgaaattaaatgacGGACAAGAGCCAACAGATTTAAAGATACCGGTGTTGCTATTTCGTTATGAAGATATCCTTAACTTCACCACCCTTCCCTCGTGGGAGGAATATGACGAGGGATATGCATCTAACTATAGCTCTAATAACTTGAATTCGgataattatttcttgaaaaattcggtagactttgaagaaaataaattcatattgGATTTGTATGAAGGGTACagtgaaattgatgaaagGCGGATCTATAATGGATTCTTAGATTTGTCAAAAGAGGATGGTCATGCTGAAGCTTTATTACCGGCCTACGAGACTGGGTTGTATTGCGCATATGTTGCACCACCTATTAACAGGAATATCAAAACGATGAATATATCGCTTGCTCTACAGTATTCTAAATTTTATTCGACTAGCATGTCGTATGTCGACTACTGTCAagtaaaatatattattggtaCTGGCTTATTGTTAGCAATATacttgataaataatattttgaaatttcaaaaagatAAACAATTAGACATCAAGAACATGCcaattatttcaaagacagttatattttatgtctTGATACCACTTTTATCACTCATGTCACTTGAATGGTTTATTGTGTTTATCGAAATTCACTGCAATTTGAGTAGCCGAAAAATACGTTGCTTTGAATATTCCCGTCTAATAATAGAATTGATTCAACCTAACTGGAGGATTTTGCTCCGATTTTATGTTTTACTCTTTACCATGGGATATGGAGTCATTTATTACCATAGAGGAGCCTCTCGAACATTCAGTAAAATGCCAAGGAGGACTAAGAATGTGGCATGGTTACTTTTTATTACAGATTTAACTTTGAATAATACGGAATATTTTatgaaatacaataatttGGCATTATATAAAGATACGATTGAATCCATATGTGCCGTATGTTTTTTTGGTTCGTTCGTACTTCCTTTCGTTTGGTACTTCGtatcatttatttattatttcaaaacaaggaatattattaagaagTTGCCACCTACGTCGACTGTCACAGAAGGAATTGATGCCAATACCAGAATCATGAAAGCTTTTAAACAATCTAGTCTTGTCATCTTTATATCACCAACCATTTCGGGGTTGGCATGGTTTAGTTCATATGCACGTGTGGCCATCAAAACCTTTTTCTCAATGATGAATGAGATTTCTTCAGAATTGGACGTAAGTGACGAAGAACTATCAAGAGAATTGCTCATAAAGCTGGTAAAATTATCGCATTATATAATGCGGTTCACTCAAGATACCATGATGTCTTCTTTTGATGAATGGCCGGGAGCTATGAAGATATATCTAACTATCGCCCTATTATACGTGATTTGGATAAGAAATAACAATGCTTTAGTCGTTGAAGATGAGAAAGCGGACTTCAAAGAGTAG
- a CDS encoding DEHA2B09878p (no similarity): protein MIRSVTRPLKLYIGAGNVAQIDLQFGHRIISEMNDLQNIFSRDTL, encoded by the coding sequence ATGATCAGATCAGTAACAAGACCATTGAAGTTGTATATCGGTGCAGGAAATGTAGCTCAAATAGACCTACAGTTTGGTCATAGGATTATATCAGAGATGAACGACttacaaaatatattttcaagagaCACATTGTAA
- a CDS encoding DEHA2B09768p (similar to uniprot|Q12358 Saccharomyces cerevisiae YLL057C JLP1), with the protein MSKASGNYDTHYVAGTDEVDADGTLVINKLNRNQSQYPDFLPTWDPKQKYPPLKFFKHLDPGARADKSLSNLFPKDAQFVQKRITPKLGTEVTGVQLSQLNDKAKDELALYVAQRGVVVFRDQDFATKGPKFATDYGRHFGRLHIHPTSGAPRGHPELHITYRRADKGEFDRVFSQRSNSTSWHSDVSYELQPPGTTFFAVLQGPDAGGDTIFADVVEAYNRLSPEFQKRLEGLHVLHTSEDQASNSRVQGGIERRKPVSSIHPLIRQHPATGDKFIYLNRPFSRRIVELKQDESDYLINFLFQHIESAHDLQLRANWEPNTVVVWDNRRVVHSAIIDWETPVSRHAFRITPQAERPVEDLKYLNKEEYDIGDVGEALDKLLK; encoded by the coding sequence atgtcAAAAGCATCAGGAAACTACGATACCCACTATGTTGCAGGTACAGATGAAGTTGATGCCGATGGAACATTAGTTATAAATAAGTTGAACAGAAATCAGCTGCAATACCCAGACTTTCTTCCAACATGGGATCCAAAACAAAAGTATCCCCCATTGAAGTTTTTCAAACATTTGGATCCAGGTGCCAGAGCTGACAAATCGTTATCGAACTTATTTCCTAAGGATGCCCAATTTGTTCAGAAGAGAATAACACCAAAACTAGGTACTGAAGTTACAGGAGTCCAGTTATCacaattgaatgataagGCTAAGGATGAGTTAGCATTATATGTTGCGCAGAGAGGTGTGGTTGTCTTCAGGGATCAAGATTTCGCGACCAAAGGCCCAAAATTCGCAACTGACTACGGTAGACACTTTGGACGTTTACACATCCATCCAACTTCGGGTGCTCCAAGAGGCCATCCAGAATTACATATAACATACCGTCGTGCTGATAAAGGAGAGTTTGACCGTGTGTTTTCGCAAAGATCGAACTCTACTTCTTGGCATTCTGATGTTTCCTACGAGTTGCAACCTCCAGGAACTACTTTCTTCGCCGTGCTTCAAGGTCCTGATGCAGGTGGTGACACTATTTTTGCTGATGTTGTGGAGGCTTATAATCGTTTATCCCCTGAATTTCAAAAGAGACTAGAAGGATTGCATGTTTTGCATACCTCAGAAGATCAGGCTTCCAACTCTCGTGTACAAGGAGgcattgaaagaagaaagcCTGTTTCTAGCATTCACCCATTAATCAGACAACACCCAGCGACTGGTGACAAATTTATCTATTTAAATCGTCCATTCTCCAGAAGAATCGTTGAATTGAAGCAGGATGAATCTGACTACTTAATCAACTTTTTATTCCAACACATTGAGTCGGCCCATGACTTACAGTTAAGAGCTAACTGGGAACCAAATACGGTTGTTGTATGGGATAACAGAAGAGTTGTTCATTCTGCCATCATTGATTGGGAGACGCCAGTTTCAAGACACGCATTCAGAATTACACCACAGGCTGAAAGACCAGTGgaagatttgaaatatttaaataaggAAGAATATGATATTGGTGACGTAGGTGAAGCTTTGGATAAGCTTTTAAAATAG